A window of Pseudomonas mucidolens contains these coding sequences:
- a CDS encoding tyrosine-type recombinase/integrase, which yields MKRTDIKRRPLADTTLSSLEPEAGAYRELDSPGLYFRVKPNGQKSWELRYKKPDGKWSWLGLGGYPEVGGAFARQKAADLRADASEGKNPITSKKARQAAEIDAANDTFEALAREWHTSRLSGWDAGTAKRILGALERHVFPSLGKRSYTSIMSMEWMELLRGLERQGILEQMSRVRAYCKDIYDLARVTGRAVNNPLEGVHKFLSSGKAENYAHVSPDELPGLLRAIRSYPHAKDVQLGLRLLTLMAVRPSELREAHWVEFDFDKRLWTVPVERKGRKKGREHLVPLCAQAIEALLELRQLTGAYTLLFPGRSDRTKPRSDTVFLMALRRLGYEGRQTGHGFRHIASTILNERGYPADHIEAQLSHKAQGVRGIYNKAQYLEQRTQMMQWYADHLDSLENGNVVQGQFGKAV from the coding sequence ATGAAACGCACCGATATCAAGCGGCGCCCTCTCGCTGACACTACACTTTCCAGCCTGGAGCCTGAGGCCGGGGCATACCGCGAACTAGACAGCCCAGGGCTGTATTTCAGGGTCAAGCCGAACGGCCAAAAGTCCTGGGAATTACGCTACAAGAAGCCAGACGGCAAATGGTCGTGGCTTGGTCTTGGCGGCTACCCGGAAGTGGGCGGCGCTTTTGCTCGGCAGAAAGCGGCTGATCTACGCGCAGACGCATCGGAAGGTAAGAACCCGATCACCTCCAAGAAAGCTCGCCAAGCCGCCGAGATCGATGCAGCCAACGACACCTTTGAAGCATTGGCAAGGGAGTGGCACACGTCTCGCCTGAGCGGCTGGGATGCTGGTACGGCCAAAAGGATACTTGGCGCACTCGAACGCCATGTATTCCCCTCGCTCGGTAAACGCTCCTACACCTCTATCATGTCGATGGAGTGGATGGAGCTATTGAGAGGGCTTGAGCGTCAGGGGATTCTGGAACAGATGAGCCGTGTGAGGGCCTACTGCAAAGATATCTATGACCTGGCTCGCGTAACAGGCAGAGCCGTCAACAATCCGTTGGAGGGTGTGCATAAATTTCTGTCCTCGGGAAAGGCAGAGAACTACGCCCACGTTTCCCCCGATGAGCTTCCAGGGTTACTCCGAGCGATACGCTCCTACCCCCACGCCAAAGATGTTCAGCTTGGTCTAAGACTGTTGACCCTGATGGCCGTACGCCCCAGCGAACTGCGAGAAGCACATTGGGTGGAGTTCGATTTCGACAAGAGGTTGTGGACCGTTCCAGTAGAACGCAAGGGTCGTAAGAAAGGTCGTGAGCACCTGGTGCCACTATGCGCTCAAGCAATCGAAGCACTACTGGAGCTTCGGCAACTCACCGGCGCTTACACTCTCCTGTTTCCCGGTAGAAGCGACCGCACTAAACCCCGCAGCGATACGGTATTCCTAATGGCACTAAGACGCCTTGGTTACGAAGGGCGCCAGACCGGCCATGGCTTCCGCCACATCGCCAGCACGATCCTCAACGAGCGCGGATATCCGGCTGACCATATCGAGGCCCAACTCAGCCACAAGGCACAAGGTGTTCGAGGGATTTACAACAAGGCTCAGTACCTTGAGCAACGCACACAGATGATGCAATGGTACGCCGATCATCTTGATTCCCTAGAGAACGGAAATGTAGTGCAAGGTCAATTTGGGAAGGCCGTGTGA
- a CDS encoding sensor histidine kinase, producing the protein MSRDQAVSSLFSNSVDERLEAARYFSLAAEVTDAPMLLRALAKENVRWVKRALERAMDRVQVGPPKQDVASIDESVFENDSERLAKDLRAQAVDEVSRTILHEFAPLIGSLRLVAEMEVDAYENSRTKHCVERLNGLLEAVGNLKKAASTPPYSEFDLSGLVAECVAVLNISTEEIVLRVAGIKPYIVQADRDSLGLAIDNGIRNAVEAVREFSTLQPAEILINWGPAGSENWLAILDCGAGFPGNPEEAIKLGVSNKDEHFGYGLATAQLSMRSMEGDVLVSNKAEGGARFELRWYRDYANIIR; encoded by the coding sequence ATGTCTCGTGATCAGGCAGTTTCATCTCTTTTCAGTAACTCAGTTGATGAGCGGCTGGAAGCTGCTCGCTATTTTTCATTAGCTGCAGAGGTTACTGACGCCCCGATGCTCTTACGCGCACTAGCGAAGGAGAATGTGCGATGGGTGAAGCGTGCCCTTGAGCGAGCTATGGATCGAGTTCAGGTTGGCCCACCAAAGCAAGATGTAGCGTCCATCGATGAGTCCGTTTTTGAAAACGATTCTGAGCGTTTGGCTAAAGATCTTCGAGCGCAGGCTGTGGATGAGGTTTCTAGAACCATATTGCATGAATTTGCACCGCTTATTGGATCCCTCCGCCTCGTTGCAGAAATGGAAGTTGATGCATACGAAAATTCTAGGACCAAACACTGCGTTGAGCGTCTGAACGGTTTGTTGGAGGCAGTCGGGAATCTTAAAAAGGCAGCATCTACGCCCCCATACAGCGAGTTTGATCTATCAGGGCTAGTTGCTGAGTGTGTTGCAGTTTTGAATATTTCGACCGAAGAAATCGTTTTACGAGTTGCCGGTATAAAACCTTACATAGTTCAGGCTGACCGTGACTCGCTGGGTTTGGCTATCGACAATGGAATTAGAAATGCCGTAGAGGCAGTTAGGGAGTTTTCAACACTACAGCCTGCCGAAATTTTAATAAACTGGGGGCCTGCCGGCTCTGAGAACTGGCTGGCAATTCTTGATTGCGGAGCGGGGTTTCCAGGGAATCCTGAAGAAGCTATCAAGCTCGGCGTCTCAAACAAGGATGAGCACTTTGGTTATGGGCTAGCCACAGCGCAGTTATCGATGCGGTCAATGGAGGGCGATGTTTTGGTCTCAAACAAAGCCGAGGGTGGGGCAAGATTTGAATTAAGGTGGTATAGGGATTATGCAAATATTATTCGTTGA
- a CDS encoding phosphotransferase, which translates to MQILFVEDNFSYADTLVSVMSEKFPEISWTVIDNSSSAGELIANNFYDLVILDLCMPSVPSGLEKNVENGQSLFYLIQQLMPGTPIYILTGSDLDSFATGLSRHGERIRLWGGGREFPTVLYFRKNKTLELIEELSDIYREILTVNSISINTRGKAVAFAKGQERAIKTFVRSMGGSDGVYYPLSGLSGSLVGRVEVRDARLNIIGAFVAKLGLSSKIQKENESYSRHVKLLPINSFTPLLSGIDKGLKEYSAIFYTLAEGYKDTLFEVVRRDAKAAVDVIQRVRASLHRWSAVREVSKVSVAEIRREKLDDESFNAIVKQYGLEELRDIECVHVSASMSCIHGDLHGGNVLVDEAGTPVLIDFGDVGFGYAGLDPITLEMSLIFHPDCVLSGVSQEMQSFLEHWPNVDGYCKSNPFGDVVKYCRDWAYDISGDDQSVLAAGYAFAVRQLKYDTVRSAETIALIMRIADALRVGGRV; encoded by the coding sequence ATGCAAATATTATTCGTTGAGGATAACTTTTCTTACGCAGATACACTGGTTTCAGTGATGAGTGAGAAGTTTCCAGAAATAAGTTGGACTGTAATTGATAACTCAAGTTCGGCTGGAGAGTTAATAGCGAATAATTTTTACGATCTGGTCATTCTTGATCTTTGTATGCCTAGCGTGCCGTCTGGGCTTGAAAAAAATGTTGAGAATGGTCAGAGCCTTTTTTACCTCATTCAGCAGTTAATGCCTGGAACACCAATATATATTCTCACCGGCTCCGACCTAGACAGTTTTGCCACTGGGCTTTCTCGGCATGGTGAGAGGATTCGGTTGTGGGGAGGAGGGAGAGAATTCCCAACTGTGTTGTATTTTAGAAAAAATAAGACACTTGAGCTAATTGAAGAGTTGTCAGATATCTATCGTGAGATTCTTACGGTTAACTCTATCTCTATTAACACTAGGGGAAAGGCAGTAGCATTTGCCAAAGGGCAAGAGCGGGCGATAAAAACATTTGTGCGAAGTATGGGGGGAAGTGATGGGGTTTACTATCCTTTAAGTGGTTTGTCTGGCTCGTTGGTAGGGCGGGTTGAAGTGCGAGATGCTCGGCTAAATATCATTGGTGCGTTCGTAGCAAAGCTTGGGCTTTCTTCAAAGATTCAAAAAGAAAATGAGTCTTACTCTCGTCACGTTAAGCTTCTGCCTATTAATTCTTTCACCCCTTTATTGTCTGGAATAGATAAGGGTTTGAAGGAGTACAGTGCAATATTTTACACGCTGGCTGAAGGTTACAAGGATACTTTGTTTGAAGTTGTACGTCGCGATGCTAAAGCTGCGGTCGATGTGATCCAGCGGGTACGAGCTAGCTTACATCGGTGGAGCGCTGTTCGAGAAGTTTCAAAAGTTTCAGTCGCCGAAATACGAAGGGAAAAACTCGATGATGAGAGTTTTAATGCAATAGTCAAGCAATACGGCTTAGAAGAGTTACGGGATATTGAGTGTGTTCATGTGAGCGCTTCAATGTCTTGTATTCACGGAGATTTGCATGGCGGTAATGTTTTGGTTGATGAAGCTGGAACACCTGTTTTGATCGACTTTGGTGACGTAGGTTTTGGCTATGCGGGATTAGATCCTATAACTTTGGAAATGAGTCTTATATTTCATCCCGATTGCGTATTGTCTGGGGTGTCGCAAGAAATGCAATCGTTCTTGGAACATTGGCCGAACGTCGATGGCTACTGTAAAAGTAACCCTTTTGGTGATGTTGTTAAATATTGCCGAGATTGGGCGTATGATATCAGTGGGGATGATCAGTCTGTTTTAGCTGCTGGTTACGCTTTTGCAGTAAGACAGCTGAAGTATGATACGGTAAGGTCGGCTGAGACTATTGCGCTTATAATGCGTATCGCTGATGCTCTAAGAGTAGGTGGCAGAGTTTGA
- a CDS encoding chromosome segregation protein SMC, with product MNTIQELKDRRDTLTLEMKSIQRDLMPFEEALESPEVIQQGRQRAVQDEINDHKRRIDSLGLEIHLLNQKIDRLEALANRESLAAGYLSGMATWKADEMELNEKRSSIETRLQQVRQSDQEDMAKARQAEKDAATAYAQAVAWGDVEGEKAANVEAQKAAKNLTAAVEHHRRQQLLITALEQELVTIDLHIMEAQKEHAKIENNAAHLANTVLEEKWNEAAKELLETGGKLWAARNLIDRDSVALMKLDIPEQGERFGSWTWRELADRSRQHNLIDLLAA from the coding sequence ATGAACACTATCCAAGAACTGAAAGACCGCCGCGACACACTGACCCTCGAAATGAAGAGCATTCAGCGCGATTTAATGCCCTTCGAAGAGGCGCTAGAAAGCCCCGAGGTTATCCAGCAGGGCCGTCAACGGGCCGTGCAAGATGAAATCAACGACCACAAAAGACGCATCGACTCGCTAGGCCTTGAGATCCACCTCCTGAATCAAAAGATTGATCGTCTTGAAGCACTGGCGAACCGTGAGAGCTTGGCTGCGGGCTATCTCAGTGGCATGGCGACCTGGAAAGCCGACGAGATGGAACTCAATGAAAAGCGTAGCAGCATCGAGACCCGGTTGCAGCAGGTCCGCCAAAGCGATCAGGAAGACATGGCAAAGGCTCGACAAGCCGAAAAGGACGCAGCCACCGCTTATGCACAGGCTGTCGCCTGGGGCGATGTGGAGGGCGAAAAAGCGGCAAACGTTGAAGCTCAAAAGGCAGCAAAAAACCTGACGGCAGCGGTTGAGCATCACCGCCGCCAACAACTTCTTATCACTGCTCTGGAGCAGGAGCTCGTGACGATTGACCTGCACATCATGGAGGCACAAAAAGAACACGCCAAGATCGAGAACAATGCAGCGCATCTCGCGAACACCGTGCTGGAAGAAAAGTGGAACGAGGCTGCGAAAGAGTTGTTGGAAACTGGCGGTAAGCTGTGGGCCGCACGAAATCTGATTGATCGGGATTCGGTTGCCTTGATGAAACTGGATATACCGGAACAGGGCGAGCGTTTCGGAAGCTGGACCTGGCGAGAGCTTGCGGATCGTTCGCGCCAACACAATCTAATTGACCTGTTAGCGGCCTGA
- a CDS encoding DUF3077 domain-containing protein, producing MNTANTLGRTEFSCVNSSNQKLFRVNAGVPIEDALEAISLFQYYANQLTLDAAMSNEGERFSWPALYLGEMAKALIDDVNDALYATRTTP from the coding sequence GTGAACACTGCCAACACTCTCGGGCGTACCGAATTTTCCTGCGTTAACAGCAGCAATCAGAAGCTGTTCCGGGTCAATGCAGGCGTGCCGATCGAGGACGCGCTTGAAGCGATATCGCTGTTTCAGTACTACGCCAATCAACTGACCCTCGACGCCGCCATGAGTAACGAAGGTGAGCGGTTCAGTTGGCCGGCGCTCTACCTGGGCGAGATGGCAAAAGCGCTGATTGATGACGTGAACGATGCGCTGTATGCAACGAGGACAACGCCATGA
- a CDS encoding helix-turn-helix transcriptional regulator: MTIVLKAIPSHDPSMTLIRMPEVISIVGLARPTIYKLMRQPESGFPLPVKLSNSNARSAPVAWVLGEVQAWTRARIAARDQVAA; the protein is encoded by the coding sequence ATGACTATCGTATTAAAAGCAATTCCCTCGCATGATCCCTCAATGACCCTCATCCGCATGCCAGAGGTCATTTCAATCGTAGGGCTCGCACGCCCGACTATCTACAAGCTGATGCGTCAACCTGAAAGCGGATTCCCGTTGCCGGTAAAGCTGAGTAACAGCAATGCTCGAAGCGCTCCGGTTGCGTGGGTATTGGGGGAAGTTCAGGCATGGACACGCGCACGCATCGCTGCCCGTGATCAGGTGGCAGCATGA
- a CDS encoding HNH endonuclease: MTRPAIPVEIQRAVLIEASHQCAIPACRHSRVEIHHIIPWAKCKKHEYQNLIALCPNCHTRVHDGEIDQKSLTKYKSALVSAIRDLGDSAFNHPIVEVKRRIYTIDTNHPDTYFDFEYPDFCNADIIIASKNIEAWGNELLDSHNSTAENNKKHAIDNGHFNLGNYLIGRYEVSRRDAYVLSVRYTIQGYLGGAHGYRETRAQNFLLSPFSPLTLDNLLISEAHLNNLSELIRDKFAENLPEFRGEWLISGTATDSIISTPFIVERYGIVFIFAEYQVAGYALGSPEIHLSFFELNGIVKPDILTLLNVD; encoded by the coding sequence ATGACTAGACCTGCTATTCCAGTAGAAATTCAGAGAGCGGTATTAATTGAGGCAAGTCATCAGTGCGCAATTCCTGCTTGCAGACACTCAAGGGTAGAAATCCATCATATTATTCCTTGGGCAAAATGCAAAAAGCATGAATACCAAAATCTAATTGCTCTTTGCCCAAATTGCCACACTCGAGTACATGATGGTGAAATAGACCAAAAATCATTAACCAAATACAAATCAGCACTAGTCTCGGCTATTCGCGACTTGGGAGACTCCGCTTTCAACCACCCCATAGTAGAGGTTAAGAGGCGCATATACACAATTGACACAAATCATCCTGACACTTATTTTGATTTTGAGTATCCAGACTTTTGCAATGCCGACATAATTATTGCATCGAAAAATATAGAAGCTTGGGGCAATGAACTGCTCGACTCACATAATTCGACAGCCGAAAACAATAAAAAGCATGCAATAGATAACGGCCACTTCAACCTAGGAAATTATTTAATAGGGAGATATGAAGTCAGCAGACGAGATGCATACGTATTGAGCGTACGATATACCATACAAGGCTACTTGGGTGGTGCCCACGGGTACAGAGAAACAAGAGCTCAAAATTTTTTACTATCTCCATTCTCCCCTTTAACCCTGGACAATCTTCTGATCAGTGAAGCACACCTGAACAACCTATCTGAACTTATTAGAGATAAGTTTGCAGAGAACCTTCCAGAGTTTCGCGGAGAATGGCTTATATCAGGAACAGCTACGGACTCTATCATATCGACTCCATTTATAGTTGAGCGATATGGAATAGTCTTCATTTTCGCCGAATATCAAGTGGCCGGCTACGCACTGGGCAGCCCTGAAATACATTTATCATTCTTTGAATTAAACGGTATTGTCAAGCCAGACATCCTTACGCTTTTAAATGTGGATTGA
- a CDS encoding DUF927 domain-containing protein, translated as MTQRTGNTSKRPSFADVKSAALKNIDRVLAHWLPNGKRVDGGKEYTAPNPTRKDKRAGSLKVNLSKGTWADFATGDKGGDLIDLVRYIDGGTDVEACKKLADLLSVSAGSATIKSAPAKSATPEWIAIQPIPVEAMNKCPAKHRQHGVPSKVWIYRDAQGRPVMALYRFDLAPDEDGKPRKVFAPLTWCKRSDGQTTQWRWQGLPEPRPLLRLNELTKLADAPVVLCEGEKAADAAAELMPDYVATCWPNGSNSWHKADLTPLKGRTVVLWPDNDASGKTCMDAIEIKLIELGAASVQRVALDVFNLKPSSKGGKPTLVKGGKWADGDDAADALTKGWTAGHVAEMVRSGEFFGGAAEPTEPQQPKAKAPAKRPAKSKNDLLPGGFRLTAEGVFYSGDDGEARPVCSPLEIIARTRDDKGHNWGLLVEFDDPDGAKKRWNIPARTMTGDFGKDVLGPLVDMGLRLAGSRSGRNARNDLQSYLGGFDSAQRARLVTRLGWHDEAFLLPEQQIGSHAEHLHFYEAGAQLPPISEAGSLEQWQQQIGALCVGNHRLAFVVSVAFAGPLLNLLGHESGGFHLYGDSSGGKTTHLQVAASVYGGPRLVRSWRSTDNALESIAAAHSDGLLVLDEIGMCDPRIIGETVYMLGNGTGKARANDRGQAGRQVQEWRLLFLSTGEKTLAQHMADANKELKAGMEVRMLAVPADASKGLGMFDVLNGFEDAAALSDALKARVAKYYGTPLTAFLHALCAPGEMLRWSVIVRRTVEKFITQNLPASASGQAQRAALRFGLAAAAGELATAFGVTGWPDGTATTAARVCLHAWLAERGGAGNFEGDAILARLRQVIEHFGESRFTRWESAAAKIDEHGPRTIDRLGFRKTLEHGMGDALHTTNTYYVLPEAWRAEIFKGMNISAVNKELLQRGVLEPGSDGKAYSLIRLPGLGPQRCYVVKTVPGTDEGEAKAA; from the coding sequence ATGACTCAGCGCACCGGCAACACCTCAAAACGCCCGAGCTTCGCTGATGTAAAAAGCGCTGCCCTAAAGAACATCGACCGTGTGCTTGCTCACTGGCTGCCAAACGGCAAACGTGTCGACGGCGGAAAGGAGTACACCGCACCGAATCCCACACGCAAGGACAAGCGTGCAGGCTCACTCAAGGTCAATTTGAGCAAAGGCACCTGGGCGGATTTTGCCACCGGCGATAAGGGCGGCGACCTGATCGACCTGGTGCGCTACATCGACGGCGGCACCGACGTTGAGGCCTGCAAAAAGCTGGCGGATCTGCTCAGCGTTTCCGCAGGTTCTGCGACTATCAAAAGCGCACCGGCCAAGAGCGCAACGCCGGAGTGGATCGCGATTCAGCCGATCCCGGTCGAGGCCATGAATAAGTGTCCTGCCAAGCACCGGCAACATGGTGTTCCGTCCAAGGTGTGGATCTACCGCGATGCACAGGGCCGGCCGGTCATGGCGCTGTATCGCTTCGACCTGGCCCCAGATGAAGACGGCAAACCGAGGAAGGTCTTTGCACCGCTGACTTGGTGCAAGCGCTCCGATGGACAAACTACACAATGGCGCTGGCAAGGCTTGCCGGAACCACGGCCATTGCTACGCCTGAATGAGCTGACAAAGCTCGCAGACGCGCCTGTGGTGTTGTGTGAGGGTGAGAAAGCAGCTGATGCCGCTGCCGAGCTGATGCCGGACTACGTTGCCACGTGCTGGCCGAACGGCTCCAACTCTTGGCACAAAGCCGATCTGACGCCACTCAAAGGGCGCACCGTAGTACTGTGGCCGGATAACGACGCCAGCGGCAAAACCTGCATGGACGCCATCGAGATCAAGCTGATTGAGTTGGGCGCCGCTTCAGTGCAACGAGTTGCGCTCGACGTGTTCAATCTCAAGCCCAGCAGCAAAGGGGGCAAGCCAACACTCGTCAAAGGTGGAAAATGGGCTGACGGAGACGATGCAGCAGACGCATTAACCAAAGGCTGGACCGCTGGTCACGTAGCCGAGATGGTGCGCAGCGGTGAGTTTTTCGGCGGTGCCGCTGAGCCAACCGAACCTCAACAACCGAAGGCCAAGGCGCCCGCCAAACGCCCCGCGAAATCGAAAAATGATCTGTTGCCGGGCGGGTTTCGCCTGACCGCCGAAGGGGTGTTTTATTCCGGCGATGATGGTGAGGCACGCCCTGTGTGTTCGCCTCTCGAAATCATCGCCCGCACTCGCGACGACAAGGGCCACAACTGGGGCTTGTTGGTTGAGTTCGATGACCCGGACGGCGCTAAAAAACGTTGGAACATTCCAGCCCGAACCATGACCGGTGACTTCGGCAAAGACGTACTCGGCCCCTTGGTAGACATGGGCCTGCGCCTTGCCGGAAGTCGATCTGGGCGCAACGCACGCAATGATCTGCAGAGTTATCTCGGCGGCTTCGACAGCGCCCAGCGCGCACGCTTGGTAACGCGATTGGGCTGGCACGACGAGGCGTTTCTATTGCCCGAACAACAGATTGGCTCGCACGCCGAACACCTGCATTTTTATGAGGCAGGTGCGCAGTTGCCACCGATCAGCGAGGCGGGCTCTCTGGAGCAGTGGCAGCAGCAAATCGGCGCACTGTGCGTTGGTAACCATCGCTTGGCGTTTGTCGTCTCTGTGGCCTTTGCAGGGCCTCTGCTCAACCTGCTCGGGCATGAGTCGGGCGGCTTCCATCTCTACGGCGACAGTTCCGGGGGCAAGACTACCCACTTGCAGGTCGCTGCCTCGGTTTATGGCGGACCGCGTCTGGTGCGTTCGTGGCGCTCGACAGATAACGCCTTGGAGTCCATCGCCGCTGCGCACTCAGACGGCCTCCTGGTGCTGGATGAAATCGGCATGTGCGACCCACGCATTATTGGCGAGACGGTTTACATGCTCGGTAACGGCACTGGTAAGGCGCGGGCGAATGATCGAGGACAAGCGGGCCGACAGGTACAGGAGTGGCGCTTGCTGTTTCTCTCGACGGGCGAGAAGACGTTGGCGCAGCACATGGCAGACGCCAACAAGGAGCTGAAAGCCGGTATGGAGGTCCGCATGCTCGCCGTTCCAGCCGATGCGAGCAAAGGTCTCGGTATGTTCGATGTGCTGAACGGTTTTGAGGATGCTGCTGCCCTCTCCGATGCGCTCAAGGCCCGTGTCGCCAAATACTACGGCACACCCCTTACCGCCTTCCTGCACGCACTTTGCGCGCCTGGAGAAATGCTCAGGTGGTCGGTGATCGTTCGCCGCACGGTAGAAAAGTTCATCACCCAAAACCTGCCCGCCTCGGCCAGCGGGCAGGCCCAACGTGCCGCCCTTCGCTTTGGCCTCGCAGCAGCGGCCGGAGAGTTGGCCACCGCTTTCGGCGTCACCGGTTGGCCCGATGGAACAGCCACGACCGCCGCAAGGGTGTGTCTGCATGCGTGGCTAGCCGAGCGTGGCGGCGCCGGAAATTTCGAGGGCGATGCGATTTTGGCGCGGCTGAGACAGGTCATCGAGCACTTTGGAGAAAGCCGCTTTACCCGCTGGGAATCTGCCGCCGCCAAGATTGATGAGCACGGCCCACGCACGATTGATCGGTTGGGCTTTCGCAAGACGCTGGAACACGGCATGGGCGACGCACTGCACACCACCAACACTTACTACGTGCTGCCGGAAGCCTGGAGAGCCGAAATCTTCAAAGGCATGAATATCAGCGCGGTGAACAAGGAGCTGCTGCAACGGGGCGTGCTTGAGCCGGGAAGCGACGGAAAGGCGTACAGCTTGATTCGCCTGCCCGGATTAGGACCTCAACGCTGCTATGTGGTGAAGACAGTTCCCGGAACGGACGAAGGCGAGGCCAAGGCCGCTTGA
- a CDS encoding MFS transporter: MALTHPQPSVATASTTGQSSPLVMRVIGAVALAHLINDLIQAVLPSIYPMLKASYGLTFTQVGLITLTFQLTASLLQPWVGYYTDRHPKPFLLPCGMICTLIGILMMSQVGSFPMILLAAGLIGVGSSTFHPEASRVARLASGGRYGLAQSTFQVGGNAGSAFGPLLAAAIIIPFGQGNVAWFGLFAVFALGVLYAISRWYRNHLNLFKLKQGQAATHGLSKGRVLSALIVLGLLVFSKYFYMASFTSYFTFYLIEKFDLSVASSQLHLFLFLGAVAAGTFFGGPIGDKIGRKAVIWFSILGVAPFTLLLPHVDLFWTSVLSVVIGFILASAFSAIVVYAQELVPGNVGMIAGVFFGLMFGFGGIGAALLGHLADIHGIEYVYRLCSYLPLLGVLAILLPRSKKA, from the coding sequence ATGGCTCTCACCCATCCCCAGCCTTCAGTGGCTACGGCGTCAACCACCGGGCAATCCAGCCCGTTGGTCATGCGTGTCATCGGCGCGGTGGCGCTGGCGCATTTGATCAATGACTTGATCCAGGCGGTGTTACCGTCGATCTACCCAATGCTCAAGGCCAGTTATGGCTTGACGTTTACTCAGGTCGGCCTGATTACCCTGACATTCCAGCTTACCGCTTCCTTGCTTCAACCTTGGGTGGGGTATTACACCGATCGTCATCCCAAGCCGTTTCTGTTGCCGTGCGGGATGATTTGCACGCTGATCGGGATATTGATGATGTCTCAGGTCGGCAGTTTCCCGATGATCCTGCTGGCGGCGGGGTTGATTGGTGTCGGCTCGTCGACCTTTCACCCGGAAGCGTCGCGGGTTGCGCGCCTGGCATCCGGCGGGCGTTATGGCTTGGCGCAGTCGACCTTCCAGGTCGGGGGCAATGCCGGCTCGGCCTTCGGGCCATTGCTGGCCGCGGCGATCATTATTCCTTTTGGCCAGGGCAATGTGGCCTGGTTTGGCCTGTTCGCGGTATTTGCCCTGGGTGTGCTGTACGCCATCAGCCGCTGGTACCGCAATCATCTGAATCTGTTCAAGCTCAAGCAAGGCCAGGCGGCGACTCACGGCCTGTCCAAGGGGCGGGTGCTGAGCGCTCTGATTGTGTTGGGGCTGCTGGTATTTTCCAAGTATTTCTACATGGCGAGCTTCACCAGTTACTTCACCTTTTACCTGATCGAGAAGTTCGACCTGTCAGTGGCCAGTTCCCAGTTGCACTTGTTCCTGTTCCTCGGGGCGGTGGCGGCAGGGACATTCTTCGGTGGGCCGATTGGCGACAAGATCGGACGCAAGGCGGTGATCTGGTTTTCGATTCTGGGCGTGGCGCCGTTCACGCTGTTGCTGCCCCATGTCGACCTGTTCTGGACCAGCGTGCTCAGTGTGGTCATCGGTTTCATCCTGGCCTCGGCATTCTCGGCGATCGTGGTGTACGCGCAGGAGCTGGTGCCGGGTAACGTCGGGATGATCGCTGGGGTGTTCTTCGGTTTGATGTTCGGCTTTGGCGGGATTGGCGCGGCGTTGCTCGGGCACTTGGCGGACATTCATGGCATCGAGTACGTCTACAGGTTGTGCTCGTACCTTCCCTTGCTTGGCGT